The following proteins come from a genomic window of Diceros bicornis minor isolate mBicDic1 chromosome 4, mDicBic1.mat.cur, whole genome shotgun sequence:
- the LOC131402697 gene encoding late cornified envelope protein 3D-like, with amino-acid sequence MSCQQNQQQCQPPPKCPSPKCPPKSPAQCFPPASSGCAPSSEGGCCLSHHRRRRSHRCRRRSSNSCDRGSGQQSGGSGCGQGSGGCC; translated from the coding sequence ATGTCCTGCCAGCAGAATCAGCAGCAGTGCCAGCCCCCTCCCAAGTGCCCCTCACCCAAATGCCCCCCAAAGAGCCCAGCGCAGTGTTTCCCTCCAGCCTCCTCCGGCTGTGCTCCAAGCTCTGAGGGCGGCTGCTGCCTGAGCCACCACAGGCGCCGCAGGTCCCACCGATGCCGACGACGGAGCTCCAACTCCTGTGACAGGGGCAGTGGTCAGCAGTCCGGGGGCTCCGGCTGTGGCCAGGGCTCTGGGGGCTGCTGCTGA